Proteins encoded within one genomic window of Plasmodium cynomolgi strain B DNA, chromosome 11, whole genome shotgun sequence:
- a CDS encoding hypothetical protein (putative) has translation MDGDYKSEQPNVPRLLREVDLDLNNLPLKGSDKDKKDKKDKKDKTDKKEKKEKKERKEKGKTKSKTISQQMPSENVNMHNSQRANLSLGNNCKFISSDASRMANELNKSETMDSSYSHRYNICATFDSKNNESDRENSLQHDDQVGKNNFVNPTVCNVEGTKGETDFSEGCMIPNLNNTVEDPGYTLLNNSLGGRNNFVEDVTEGANVSSIISECYSGGVNRRGSSIKAIDNCNYDGCGELYSGTGAANRSCDHVSSVNSMHNLNSANSPSEHPHSGLNSCSRSVYEGVSTTSSNVKSSSWKSIAQMGSTNMVGLTIGEESSNANSAPMKGGSSKKKTKNVDDLANKEVAIKSEKLFANLKRLNMDEMGKDDDVVREKNTMELFHYENFSFNDDMCNFMGRGKDHHDKSVSDNCGTTATVATTMTAMMTGTSNSAKGNRNRMKNNVGVTQSGSIATPLGDDLHLADAMSNNTSYEDYTKMSASVKSNPTSDLKKYMPTRISSNSKESGKGSFYTPFLSNDNQREKVFNGGDSECASNYMPKENVEDGPDSSGGYVNVSSDSGVIDEKKFKGKNLIKGQILNYARHAQHANQHSSHAVQSNHVSYNQSSFDTSKVPHPMEGQQKKVKKNQSEDLKFIKKDRFFIRSGDSLFKGDMDDELPELVNKNFKGTNAYAGQSVQSVKPGYMATDSTIYTANNAASKNKNGGEEDDDLDENGHYFDNENGDDLSRRCEDGATGLFNFESEVHKNCESVIGPYNYDDEMHLNYEDDLQLNYDDDLFGKNTLHQNTLHQNTLHQNTLHQNTLHQNTLHQNLLHLNVKHDDIGNASYFEKSADFEGNVAQLQKDLDFSVNLSSMSKNMSFLNFDDSEEKEWKYEQMNEIFSPKGNPHLGIDDQHSFYGKGTLRSSFHFNHGSSSSGYNLGADRSFGHSACSTSFPSPIYSAPRNFDEKSSFSSTVQSSNQYNDDVKKNINNNNMLFVNNSNLSINWGNAHSGKLEKCANEESACGRNNDTIYSNLNSEENNVCNNDHTLMDDNHLGITHNDHSLENNTTSLGSSKNLMHNVCMNTNCASASDSIFACSKSKGAQRRNDLDDEVGSALHTDGEHIGKKHSRGSYSNAMTKKGAELVGTKCGTVHSSGLSGKGSMNKQRVDDSTLEDRTKRGDSNTKGKEETSPDDHISGDATGESVTGKCGKNCNNGSSNNKSSVKGVGIVQKSRPRESTTDQKSVRKISANDQSISISSSENVQLKNASNFSNDSTNSTTSSRSDGSNRSNRSNRSNRTCRNDPSDSNGGNQNSINPVASEMNTNDSQNNGLVNAEYRNKLILPEYNSEPLSYEHIKSDNCSFKSEIGTNDKSKSSAFLNFASTNLASTNSNDGTDNVFMNSIFNVHGKDKNHVRKYFQSGMNDGSRNISSSKYDNNNLIVNRNSFNSYAGASDLNSVNAMNLNRTFLNPSTCNNPVYHASNEKKESFFLPITNNPLENAQRINLLTSEKGKNDMGGGSPLFSFNKQNVRSDYPVKNDNFGAIHGSMSSKAKDDMFHLSGKVNNFGVNNQSGMYHHPMDSGENVYRCMSDQNVYFDMNKQQNGIYKNGTNLENLVDQVNDPNGRCFYGNIKNLHGDDNTTNVNLIGKDEYMFRNIEEDIYNELNQVQEGELKYGPLNSTLHSGASIGVGMIPPAIGPTNCPNNNTNICDNLVDSDHLNNLADSMNRFENDVDFILDENEDFEDHSKSTVKNDKIIELQNIINSLKFKNKQLEKELTEVKNMQLKKKQNLILNSLSNKNDEISNYSTYKDDTNNSDCGSAENSNRYIQNILNDKEKYNYDTKISIQKFHLAYTNNSIGKLKIAAQRDISGSFMGPKGIHVKTIKSSLHISVYKSAKDVWFPGFADSHVFLLKGNIFGILRACQLLYHYVNSKMSSSKCCIYLVAPFECVQKLLADGCKRMAIIKEECGADVRLGNLYVQVHEGFTERLMEIRGNEVSVDCALEKLVIFMQSCFSVQSYDYELLKYPCRSVLNLQ, from the exons atggaCGGGGATTACAAAAGTGAACAGCCGAATGTACCCCGACTTTTGCGGGAGGTGGACTTGGATTTGAATAACTTACCGTTGAAGGGAAGCGACAAAGACAAGAAAGACAAGAAAgataaaaaggataaaacggataagaaagaaaagaaggaaaagaaggaaaggaaagaaaaggggaaaacaaaatctAAGACGATTAGTCAACAAATGCCGAGTGAAAATGTCAACATGCACAATTCACAGCGTGCAAATCTCTCCCTAGGAAATAATTGTAAATTTATCAGTAGTGATGCATCTAGAATGGCTAATGAACTGAATAAAAGTGAAACCATGGATAGTAGCTATTCTCACAGGTATAATATCTGTGCAACCTTTGATAGTAAGAATAACGAAAGCGACAGAGAAAATTCACTTCAGCATGATGATCAGGttggtaaaaataattttgtcaACCCAACGGTGTGCAATGTGGAAGGAACGAAGGGGGAAACAGATTTTAGTGAAGGCTGTATGATTCCCAACTTGAATAATACAGTGGAAGATCCTGGCTACACACTTTTGAATAACTCGCTTGGAGGAAGGAATAACTTCGTGGAGGATGTAACTGAGGGAGCGAACGTGAGTAGCATTATAAGTGAGTGCTACAGTGGAGGGGTGAATAGGAGAGGCAGTTCAATAAAAGCGATTGATAATTGCAACTACGATGGGTGTGGAGAGCTGTACAGTGGTACGGGAGCTGCTAATCGCAGCTGCGACCACGTAAGCAGTGTGAACAGCATGCACAATTTGAACAGTGCGAACTCTCCGAGTGAACACCCACACAGTGGGTTGAATTCCTGCTCGAGGAGTGTGTACGAAGGTGTAAGTACGACCAGCAGCAATGTGAAATCATCCTCATGGAAAAGTATAGCCCAAATGGGCAGTACTAATATGGTCGGTTTGACCATCGGGGAGGAGAGTAGCAATGCGAATAGTGCACCCATGAAAGGTGGTAGCTCtaagaagaaaacgaaaaatgtgGATGATTTAGCAAATAAGGAAGTCGCCATAAAATCTGAAAAACTAtttgcaaatttgaaaagatTAAATATGGATGAAATGGGAAAGGATGATGATGTGGTGAGGGAGAAGAACACTATGGAATTATTTCATTATGAGAATTTTAGTTTTAATGATGATATGTGTAATTTTATGGGTAGGGGGAAGGATCATCATGATAAGTCTGTCTCTGACAACTGTGGCACTACTGCTACGGTGGCCACGACGATGACTGCTATGATGACCGGCACGAGCAATTCTGCCAAAGGCAATCGCAACAGAATGAAGAATAACGTAGGTGTTACTCAATCAGGGAGTATTGCTACACCCCTGGGGGATGATCTCCACCTTGCCGACGCTATGAGCAATAACACAAGCTATGAGGattatacaaaaatgtcTGCCAGTGTCAAAAGTAACCCAACGAGCGATTTGAAAAAGTATATGCCAACCCGGATAAGTAGCAACAGTAAGGAAAGCGGGAAAGGAAGCTTTtacaccccctttttgagtAATGATAATCAGCGTGAAAAGGTTTTCAATGGGGGCGACTCGGAATGTGCGTCTAATTATATGCCTAAGGAGAATGTAGAGGATGGCCCCGACAGTAGTGGCGGGTATGTCAACGTGAGTAGCGACAGCGGTGtaattgatgaaaaaaaatttaagggcaaaaatttaatcaaaGGGCAAATTTTGAACTACGCTAGGCATGCGCAACATGCTAATCAG CATAGCAGTCATGCGGTTCAATCCAACCACGTGAGTTACAACCAGAGCTCGTTCGACACGTCCAAAGTTCCACACCCGATGGAAGGACAACaaaagaaggtaaaaaaaaaccagaGTGAAGATTTAAAGTTCATTAAGAAAGACCGCTTCTTCATTCGCAGTGGTGATAGCCTGTTCAAAGGAGATATGGATGACGAGCTTCCCGAAttggtgaacaaaaattttaaaggcACAAACGCGTACGCAGGGCAGAGTGTGCAAAGTGTGAAGCCTGGCTATATGGCCACCGACAGCACCATATACACGGCCAATAACGCTGCTAgtaagaacaaaaatggaggggaAGAGGATGATGATTTGGACGAGAATGGccattattttgataatgAAAATGGGGATGATTTGAGCAGACGCTGCGAGGATGGAGCTACTGGGCTGTTTAACTTCGAAAGCGAGGTGCATAAAAACTGTGAAAGCGTTATCGGGCCTTACAATTACGATGACGAGATGCATCTCAATTATGAGGACGACCTGCAACTCAACTATGACGATGATCTGTTCGGTAAGAACACGCTGCACCAGAACACGCTACATCAAAACACGCTACATCAAAACACGCTACATCAAAACACGCTACATCAGAACACGCTGCATCAGAACTTGCTGCATCTGAACGTGAAGCATGATGACATTGGAAATGCGAGCTATTTCGAAAAGAGCGCCGATTTTGAAGGGAACGTGGCGCAACTACAGAAAGATCTAGATTTTTCTGTCAACCTAAGCAGCatgagtaaaaatatgtccTTCCTAAACTTTGACGACtcggaagaaaaagaatggaAGTACGAacagatgaatgaaatattttcccctaAGGGGAATCCCCACTTGGGTATTGACGACCAGCACTCATTTTATGGAAAAGGCACGTTAAGAAGTTCCTTTCATTTTAACCATGGTAGCAGTAGCAGCGGTTACAATCTCGGTGCAGACAGAAGCTTTGGACATAGTGCTTGTAGTACCTCTTTTCCTAGCCCCATTTATAGTGCACCCAGAAATTTTGACGAAAAGTCAAGTTTTTCCTCAACGGTTCAGAGTAGCAATCAATACAATgatgatgtgaaaaaaaatataaacaataataatatgctCTTTGTGAATAACAGTAATTTAAGTATAAATTGGGGGAATGCCCATTCTGGGAAACTTGAAAAGTGTGCAAATGAGGAAAGCGCATGCGGTAGAAATAATGACACCATTTATAGCAACTTAAATAGCGAAGAAAATAATGTCTGTAATAATGACCACACACTTATGGATGACAATCATTTAGGGATTACCCATAACGATCATTCACTTGAGAATAATACCACCAGCTTGGGAAGCAGCAAGAACCTAATGCATAACGTTTGTATGAATACGAATTGTGCTAGCGCGAGTGATAGCATCTTTGCGTGTAGCAAAAGTAAAGGTGCACAGAGAAGAAATGACCTAGATGATGAAGTTGGTTCAGCTTTGCATACCGATGGAGAGCATATAGGGAAGAAGCACTCTCGTGGCAGTTATTCCAACGCGATGACGAAAAAAGGCGCAGAGTTGGTCGGCACAAAGTGCGGGACAGTACATTCCTCTGGTTTAAGCGGAAAAGGTAGTATGAATAAGCAAAGGGTCGATGATAGCACTTTGGAAGACAgaaccaaaaggggggataGCAATAccaaaggaaaggaagagaCCAGCCCGGATGACCATATCAGCGGTGATGCTACAGGCGAGTCCGTTACGGGGAagtgtggaaaaaattgcaacaaCGGTAGTAGTAACAACAAGAGCAGCGTCAAAGGGGTCGGAATAGTGCAAAAGAGTCGGCCTAGGGAAAGCACAACGGATCAGAAAAGCGTGCGAAAAATTAGCGCAAATGATCAGAGTATCAGCATAAGTAGCAGCGAAAATGTGCAACTAAAGAATGCCAGTAATTTTAGCAACGACAGCACTAATAGCACCACCAGCAGCAGGAGCGACGGAAGCAACAGGAGCAACCGAAGCAACAGGAGCAACCGAACTTGTAGGAACGATCCCAGCGATAGTAATGGCGGAAACCAAAACAGTATTAACCCCGTCGCGAGTGAGATGAACACAAATGACAGTCAAAACAACGGCTTGGTGAACGCAGAATATAGGAACAAGCTTATTTTGCCAGAGTACAACTCGGAGCCGTTGAGTTATGAACACATCAAAAGTGACAACTGCTCGTTCAAAAGCGAAATAGGAACAAATGACAAGTCGAAAAGTAGTGCCTTCTTAAATTTCGCCTCCACAAATTTGGCTAGTACCAATTCAAATGACGGCACAGATAACGTCTTTATGAATAGTATATTTAACGTACATGGAAAGGACAAAAATCATGTGAGGAAATACTTCCAATCGGGGATGAACGACGGTAGTAGAAATATTAGCAGTAGTAAGTATGATAACAATAATTTAATAGTTAACCGGAATAGCTTTAATTCGTACGCAGGTGCAAGTGATCTGAATAGTGTCAACGCCATGAATTTAAATCGCACATTTTTGAATCCGTCTACTTGTAACAACCCTGTGTATCATGCAAGtaatgagaagaaggagtcCTTTTTCCTACCCATTACTAACAACCCGTTAGAAAATGCTCaaagaataaatttgttgacatctgaaaagggaaaaaacgatATGGGTGGTGGTAGTCCCCTTTTTAGCTTTAACAAACAGAATGTAAGAAGTGACTACCCTGTAAAGAATGACAACTTCGGGGCCATTCATGGTAGTATGAGTAGCAAAGCGAAAGACGATATGTTTCATCTGAGCGGTAAGGTGAACAACTTTGGTGTGAATAACCAATCGGGTATGTACCACCATCCAATGGATTCAGGCGAAAATGTGTATCGCTGCATGAGTGATCAAAACGTCTATTTTGATATGAACAAGCAGCAGAATggcatttataaaaatgggacgAATCTGGAAAACCTCGTTGATCAGGTGAATGACCCTAATGGCAGATGCTTCTATGGCAACATAAAAAACCTTCACGGGGATGACAACACCACCAATGTGAACCTCATCGGGAAAGATGAATACATGTTTAGAAATATTGAGGAGGATATATATAACGAGTTGAACCAAGTGCAAGAGGGCGAACTGAAGTATGGCCCCTTGAACAGTACGCTGCACAGCGGAGCTAGCATCGGAGTAGGCATGATCCCCCCCGCCATAGGCCCCACAAACTGCCCCAACAATAATACGAACATCTGCGATAACCTAGTGGACAGCGATCACTTGAATAACTTAGCCGATAGCATGAACCGATTCGAAAACGATGTCGATTTTATACTGGACGAAAATGAAGACTTCGAGGATCATTCAAAATCGACCgtcaaaaatgacaaaattatAGAACTGCAAAACATTATAAACAGTCTCAAGTTTAAGAACAAGCAGCTGGAAAAGGAACTGAcggaagtgaaaaatatgcaactgaagaaaaaacaaaatctgATATTAAATAGTCtaagtaataaaaatgacgaaattAGTAACTACTCAACTTATAAAGACGATACGAATAACTCAGATTGTGGAAGTGCAGAGAATTCGAATAGGTACATtcagaatattttaaatgataaGGAGAAATACAATTACGACACGAAGATTTCCatacaaaaatttcatttgGCCTATACAAATAATTCCAttgggaaattaaaaatagctGCTCAGAGAGACATTAGTGGCTCCTTTATGGGTCCCAAGGGTATACACGTGAAAACGATTAAATCGTCTCTTCACATTTCAGTATACAAAAGTGCAAAGGATGTTTGGTTTCCAGGATTTGCTGACAgtcatgtatttttattaaaaggaaatatttttggtaTTTTAAGAGCATGTCAATTGCTATACCATTATGTGAACTCCAAAATGTCTTCTTCCAAATGTTGCATATATTTGGTCGCTCCGTTTGAGTGTGTGCAGAAGTTATTGGCTGATGGGTGCAAGAGAATGGCAATAATTAAGGAGGAGTGTGGGGCGGACGTCCGATTGGGCAATTTATACGTACAGGTGCATGAAGGCTTTACGGAGCGCTTAATGGAGATACGGGGAAATGAGGTCAGTGTAGACTGCGCGCTGGAGAAGCTAGTCATTTTTATGCAGTCCTGCTTTTCGGTGCAGTCCTACGACTACGAGTTGCTGAAGTACCCTTGCCGGTCGGTGCTGAATTTGCAGTGA
- a CDS encoding hypothetical protein (putative) translates to MDLIREYYSNCLRACTPEKYVIDQSEIEFSSTGKSSLRLKVIDWYYTTAGSFSVKKGQTRNIGASQNDKEAHLRKLSRKRTRYEHFDRIRVMENFLLISDRESGQEGKEEECHKKGQLNTYEHANTNGSTVNCLNGINPPNQTEPIHVENTFDFALLPEIEREDIENGHLDDV, encoded by the exons ATGGACTTGATAAGGGAATATTATTCAAATTGCTTGCGCGCCTGTACTCCTGAGAAGTACGTAATAGATCAGAGCGAAATAGAATTTTCCAGCACGGGAAAAAGTAGCTTAAGACTTAAAGTCATCGACTGGTACTACACCACTGCAGGAAGCTTTAGTGTTAAGAAGGGTCAAACTCGTAACATtggagctagccaaaatgacaAAGAAGCACATTTACGAAAGTTAAGTCGAAAGAGAACACGTTATGAACATTTTGATCGTATTAGAGTTATGGAAAATTTCCTCTTAATCAGCGATCGGGAAAGTGgccaagaaggaaaagaggaGGAATGCCATAAGAAGGGACAGCTCAATACGTACGAACATGCTAACACTAATGGGAGCACAGTGAATTGCCTAAATGGGATCAATCCACCTAACCAAACAGAACCCATACATGTCGAAAATACCTTCGACTTTGCATTATTGCCAGAAATTG AACGAGAGGATATAGAAAACGGGCATTTGGATGATGTATAG